The region ACGCCGCAATTACATGAATATATTTCTTCTAAGCCTTTCGATTTCTGACATGCTCATGGCACTACTTGTCATTCCATTCTACACCGTGCACTGTTTCGGCGACTGTCCTCATTCTCTCACTCATTTTTGCTGGCTTTTGCGGAAGGCAAGGGATTTCGCTCTTGGTGCGACGACTCTTAACATTTGCGCCATCACATATGATCGGTATCTTGCCATTCTGCGACCGTTGAAGTACAACGCCAAAATGACAAAGTTCCGAGTCATCCTGATCTTGGCCGTGGTTTGGATGATTCCCGTTGTTGTTGCAGCGACGAGAAACGCTTGGTATCATTCGACAGAGGAAGAAAATAAACGGCATCTAACCGTGGTAAAACTTTTTGACGTCGCCATCATCATAACTCCAGTCATAATTTTCCAAGTTGCTATCCTAGTGGTCCACATTAAAATTATTCGAATTCTCGGGCACAGGAAAGCTGGTCCGCGATCTGGATCTCGCTCGTCCTCAAATAATTTCTCGGAATCATCTGTGGATGTGTTGCGCTTAAGGAAAGGAACGACATCTTgcgtttttgttgttttatcgTTTGTTGCATGCTGGTTACCCAAGACCGTTCATAACTTCAGCCACGTGGTCGATCCTCCTGATCCTGTTCTGTCGAGTCCGTTATTTTTCCgaatttgctttcttttcttgttcatCCAGTCGTCCTTAAATCCTTTTATTTACACTCTTTACAGATCTCGCTTCAGAAAAGCTTCTCGGGCTCTTCTTTTGAGATGTTGCCGATCTAGATAGACCCGCAGATCACTCGTACAGTTATAGGAAAATAATCCGAAACTAAAAAGGGTTTTATTTTGCGTGATTCGAGAATAAACTCTACCTTATGTTTATGTAAGTGTAGATGAATACTAGAATGTGTGTTATTTGCTCACCATGACAATACAAAACAGATTAATTAACTACAAATGCAGTTCGTTCATCTGTTGTATTTTTTGTCGCAACACATCATATCACATTCTGAAGCTTTCATTTATAAAATTCGTCCATAGCTGCACTAGGCGATAGTCCATACTAGGCAAACTTTATGTTTATGTTTATTACTTATCTCCCAATAATATAAAATTGGGTTctaaatttaattattttcacgAACGTAAACTTAGACCTTCTGTTAAATAGCCTTGGGGTATATTTATAACAGATGCTGTGAAAAAGTATCAACTTCGCACGCAATCTTATAGGTAAATACTCCGCAAGCAAGTTTGATCATTAAAAACTGATCAAGTACTGAGTATAG is a window of Acropora palmata chromosome 11, jaAcrPala1.3, whole genome shotgun sequence DNA encoding:
- the LOC141897154 gene encoding QRFP-like peptide receptor translates to MTTSNNVSSPPAIVPPSCNRTQELIFLVAYVVIGAVMLIGNAFVSLVFILTSKLRRNYMNIFLLSLSISDMLMALLVIPFYTVHCFGDCPHSLTHFCWLLRKARDFALGATTLNICAITYDRYLAILRPLKYNAKMTKFRVILILAVVWMIPVVVAATRNAWYHSTEEENKRHLTVVKLFDVAIIITPVIIFQVAILVVHIKIIRILGHRKAGPRSGSRSSSNNFSESSVDVLRLRKGTTSCVFVVLSFVACWLPKTVHNFSHVVDPPDPVLSSPLFFRICFLFLFIQSSLNPFIYTLYRSRFRKASRALLLRCCRSR